From the Trifolium pratense cultivar HEN17-A07 linkage group LG4, ARS_RC_1.1, whole genome shotgun sequence genome, the window GTGACCGAATCTAACCACATGTGTCAGTGTCAAATAGATGTCATACATACGCCTGCATGTGCCAGACACCAAACACACGACTTCAATCTAAAGTGTTGGTGCTACATAGattcaaactcaattttaaccaaatcaatcttacaaaataaatttcatttgaAATCAACAAACGTTCATCACAACATACACCAAATAGAATAACAAAAAGCAAATCAGGTCACTATCTATTCATATTCAGTATTCAtgcaaatttatttttccctttcTCCTAACAATTCAATCCTaagatccaaaaataaattcaagcCACAAGCATATTCAATccacaaaaactaacaataataaaaatcaaaaataaaaataaatcaggATCTGGCTAAATCCCTAGGAGATAATTAAGATCCAAATTATCCTAACCGCAAAATCAAATCTAAtttgcaacaacaaaaacaacaaataataacaataatttgaTTGATGCAATAAatcaaagagagagagagagagagagagagagatgaagaAAATTACGAGTAGGTTCCGACGACGGGAGTAATCAAAAGAAGAGCGCTGATCCAATTTTCAGAAACCTTGTGATGGATTTTGGTAGGTAAATCCTTCCATAAACCGGACATGATTTTCTGCTGGAAAGGAGAAAGAGCATACACAACAGATTTCACTGGAACAATGTTTTTccccattttcttcttcttcgatTGGATTGGATTCAACAAACGACGCTAACGAATGAACGAAAGACAATGAGAATGAGAATGCGAAATGGAATGAAAGCAATACCCTAACtattttgtttgttaatttattttcgATTTTTTATTGGACcgggtttggtttttttttccttctacgCTATTCTGAGTGAGTCCAGTCCAATACGACGGCGCATGGGCTAGGAGTTAGTTCTTCATGtttcatttcaatttctttattttttttattttagtttgttttctaaatttcaaacaatttatttatcaaaaaacttttaaaagatttatatttttggtGTATTATCTTTTCAATTATAGCGATAcggaatttttttatattttcaatgtaacttattaatttgaataaataaatattttgattttagtaaagaaatattataaattaaagtgtattattttgtattttgtatttcaaaataattttatttttataaaagtgcATTGATGTAGTCTATTGTTTTtctgaaattattattttgtttcgcaaaaaattatatagtaaGTTTGTCACATAAAACCGACTTATATCCATTTTACAAATTTAATATGAGGACATTTATTACTCTAGAGCGCAGATTATACCCACAGTACTTCTTTACATTTAGTGCGTGCATTTCTCCTCCTTCTATATATTCATCACCTTCAATTCATTTCTGCACAATAATTTTCTCTCAAAATTTTCTCAAACTCTCTAAATCTCTTAAAACTTTTCTCATACTTctctcaaaaaaatttcatttctcCATTTTGATTTCATGTATCATATCTATAAACTTGTAAGTGTttgcattttaattaattttttttgaaatgaataacttatatttaaattcattttttaaaaattctgttttaattatatttaaataataaataatttattaattgatttttaaatgattaaatcaaaaataaaatctaatttttaa encodes:
- the LOC123882466 gene encoding cytochrome b-c1 complex subunit 8-2, mitochondrial-like; its protein translation is MGKNIVPVKSVVYALSPFQQKIMSGLWKDLPTKIHHKVSENWISALLLITPVVGTYSYAMHYVEQEKLHHRY